A genomic stretch from Nocardia higoensis includes:
- a CDS encoding MobC family plasmid mobilization relaxosome protein, producing the protein MAGESPDRRARVRRERQANVPGGRPHRHIVKLSDAEHEDLTRRALEAGVSVPRLLVESATDSGRAEAGRAHAALQLLEFDDQIRRIGNNLNQLVRWAHQNREIPEHLIDSLHAVTRACLSVDATARWVMGLDPAVTGVSVDVEADLPISEEWAGSVDPDEIDGV; encoded by the coding sequence ATGGCAGGGGAGTCACCGGATCGCCGGGCGCGGGTGCGCCGAGAGCGGCAGGCGAACGTGCCCGGCGGGCGCCCGCACCGGCACATCGTGAAGCTGTCGGATGCCGAGCACGAAGACCTCACCCGTCGGGCGTTGGAGGCGGGGGTGTCGGTGCCGCGGCTGCTGGTGGAGTCGGCGACCGATTCCGGGCGGGCGGAGGCCGGCCGCGCGCATGCGGCGCTGCAGTTGCTGGAGTTCGACGACCAGATCCGCCGGATCGGCAACAACCTGAACCAGCTGGTGCGGTGGGCGCATCAGAACCGGGAGATCCCCGAGCATTTGATCGACTCGCTGCACGCGGTGACGCGGGCGTGCTTGAGCGTGGATGCGACCGCGCGGTGGGTGATGGGTTTGGATCCGGCGGTGACCGGGGTGTCGGTGGATGTCGAGGCGGATCTGCCGATCTCGGAGGAGTGGGCGGGCTCGGTCGACCCCGACGAGATCGACGGGGTGTGA